Genomic window (Syngnathus typhle isolate RoL2023-S1 ecotype Sweden linkage group LG19, RoL_Styp_1.0, whole genome shotgun sequence):
TCCATTTTGACACTAACAACCATAGCCAATGCCCCTTTTTTCCCAATGCATGCTGTTATTCTTGCCTTTGGATTGGTCATTTCAAATGAATGCTGTGTCAGTAGTCAGAATAAAGTTCAAAACCACCCAGCATAGAATGGCATCTTTAATTTGGGGATGACAAGGAACTGTACTTAGTAGTCCCTGGTCTTGCTAATGAAAAAGTATCCATCCAAAGTGGAGCCAGATGGTGGCACCCAATTATCATGACTGCATTTGTGTACTGTAGTCAAATAGAATGCTTTCACCTTTTCTTTAACCCTCTACTCTTAACACCCTGAGACACCAAAACCAAGGTTAAGAAGAAAGTGGCAAATATCCTTCAGGAAGGTTCCCTCCTCCTTCATTGTGACCGTCAGTCTCAAGGTCAGCCCCTATGGACATTGTGCATTTCTTCCTTGCCCCCAGTTTTCTCCCTCTTTCACTGTATCAGTAAACAGTAGCACCCCCCGCCACAGCCGGAGGTTCCGCGATGCCTCGTCTGACATATCtgtcttttgaatttgtagctccatttttttttttaaccagaccGGGGCAGCTGCGAGTCTTCTGTTGCCTGGCGTCCGCCTTCGTCACACCGGTCATAGCCCCCATTTAGCTTGCGGCAATGTTGCACTGTGCTCCCTGCTTGATTGCTTGTCACTTGTCAGTAAGCCACGCCGTTCAGCCTTGAGTCTCTCTGCTCATCTTTTGTCTGAACAGCATACACAAGATCTCATCCGGCCTGAATCAAAATAACCTAAATGCTTTGATTACATCCTTGCCAGAAAAGAAGTTTCAAGATTCGGATTAATTTCCTCTTTTTCATGTTTTGCATCCTTGAACTTTTCCACCTGGCTTTGTGACTCTGTGAGAGATGGCGTTGTATGTCTGTATTGATTGGTCGCCTGCCTCGCCCTCAAGTGAATTACTAAGTAAATagaccacacacacatgtgAGTTTTGTACTCTTTCTGCTACACAGGATTCTAAGCCTTGTTCTCTGATACggaatgtgacttttgactACACAAGAAACATGGATTTCCAGCTGTCTACAGTACACGCCCTGTAAATCCAAATGCTTAATTTTTATAGGCACCGCGGCATTGAGTGAAGTGTCTGCTCGTTATATATCTGGCAAGAGCTGCAAGTCTGAAAGGAAACCGTCAATAGCAATCCCAGCTATTGATATGGCAGCGGGCCGGAGATGTAACTTGGCCCCCCGACTCGGCGCTATCCCTCGGATCCCACTACATCATAATTACATTAATATTGACAGACCCTTGACAATAGTCACATTACTATTGATAGGTGGCTGTCAATACAGTGTTTCCCCAAATAAAACATATTCATTCATAACTTGTAAACTGCTCGATAAAAGGCTTTGAAAAGAATATTGGACCCGGCTGGGTTTACTCCTCCCGGGAGTGCTGTTGTTGATGCTGTGACGGGGATTTTCAGCacctgggtgtgtgtgtgtgtgtatagcgaCGGACTGATAGATTAACTTCGCAACTGCATAGATCAAGGCTACTTTTGACAAACATACAGTAAATAGTCCGCGCACAGGCACAGCGCATAATCTGCCCATTTTTTCCACATCAAGGCAAAACTTTAAGATTAAGCTAAACAAATGGAGCCTGTTTATTGGTTAGTACACACTCGGAGGcgactttttttaaaatccaaacTCCTTTTCCGTCACAGGCACGGTTCTCGTCACTAAACATGGCAGCCTTTCAAATTCAACTCAATGAATTTGTCACACCTGCTTACCTCCAACACAAATTCACTCCAGTTTTTCCCCATTGATTTGCTAATTCTGACTTTGCGAATCCTCCAGCCATTGAAACATCATGAATACACAGACGGGAGCCAACCCTAGCCACACATGACGTTagatcttgcttttttttttctttccaaagtgACCATCATCTCCCTCTCTTTCTGTCAAAACTGCCATATTTACCCCAGTGAAATCTCAAAAGCCTCCTGACAAATCCTGTTCAGCGAGACACAAAAGCCACTGTCAAAAAGGGCCTCGCTCACTCCCTCACTGTCTCTGTGTTACTTCCAAAGCGTTTGGGCTGAGGAAAAAGGGCCAGATAAAAACCGGGGCTACCGAGAGCGCTTTGCCGCACAAAATAGCCCAGACGTCACAATGGCGCGATCCCATATGGACTTGACTCCGGGGAGTGGAAGATTGTTCCACATTTGGCAGATGTTTACGGTGTAGCAGAGACTGTGCCGTTAGCCTAATCCCTCGTGATGTGATTTGTATACACACTCCTATCTCCAGAGGGTGCAGGCACCAGGAGCCCCGGGCTTCGCCGTGTGTGTTTcttggattgtgtgtgtgtttatacacTGAAGGGAAACGAAGACCCCTCCCTAGCCGGTTCCTTTGCATTGCACAGCTCAAAGGTTGCATTAAGGATGGCttttaaatgtgaaaagtgATTTCCCTCCCTATGTTGGAGGAGAAAATaaccttccaaacaagatggtctTCACCTCAAGGGCCCTCAAGTTGTTCTCTACTAGTTTGGGTACTTTCCCAAGCGTTGCATCCAAAATAGATCCGCAACAGTGGTGCTGGTATGATAATGCTAGTCATGCAAAGTTTTCTGCACTCAATTTACTATCCTTGAATAATCATTTGGGCATGTTGCATAGCCACAATAAACCCAAAGGCTTCTCTGGTGTCACTCATAAATTGGCACCAATTGAAATGACAATTATTCAAATgatcttgtttttttatgcaaagcaaagcaaatgtttaactgtaaaaatattaagacacatttctttgaaatgctatctgttgtttattttcaaccaaacaaaatatttcaaataatttCAATCGTAATTGAATTCCAAATCATTGCACAGccctaatttgtattttttttgtcagctaaGGAAAACCAAGGCACCCAGGTAGACGGATCTATCACCGAATCCACTTCTGACCCACTGATCCCTGTCCTGCGCATCAGCCAGCTAGATGCTCTGGAGCTCGATTCATCCCTGGAGCAGCTGCTGTGGGCTCAGTTCTCCACTTGCTTCCAGAATTTCCGCCCGGGCCTTCTCACCCCTCTGGAGCCCGAACTGAAGGCTTTGCTCCAGTTGCTCCTGTGGAGGTTCACTCTATATCCTGACAGCACCACAGTTGGCCAGTCTTTACTGAGCCTACGCTACCACAACACCTCCACCTCATCTAACCTCTACAAGGCTCTGTCCCACAGGCAGAAGTTGGCTCTGCTTCTGCTCTCCGTAGTTCCTCGTTGGCTTCAAGAGCGATCCCACAACCTCCGACTGTACCTCGGTTTGACTTCGGGACCTTCTTTTTCTGAAGGATTCCAAAAAGCCCTCCGCAATTCCCTTACTATAATCTCAGGTGTTGCCCGTCTTGCAAGCCTCATCAACTTTCTTGTGTTCCTCAGGAAAGGTCACCACCCAGTCTTGGCTGAACGGATGATTGGCGCTAAGGTCGTTTTTAGCAAGCCTAACGTGACCCGGGACATTACATACCAGTACATGAATCGGGAACTGCTGTGGCACGGCTTTGCAGAGTtcctcatttttctcttgcCACTCATCAACACAAGCAAACTGAAAGCTAGCATTTATTCCATGGTGCTCGGGGGGGACAGAAGTAGCGGGGATGGCGCGGGGGGTAAAGAGATGGCGTGGCAAGAGTGCGCACTGTGTGGCGAGTGGCCAACCATGCCTCATACACTTGGTTGTCCACATGTTTTCTGCTACTACTGTATCAAAAGTCACAGCATTGCAAACAATTGCGTCGTCTGTCCCAAATGTGGGACAGAGGCAATACAACTGGAGCCTGCCAAAGTCGAGATGTTTGTCCAGCATTAGATGAAAGAGTAGCAATATTTTGCTTTGAGGAGCAAATTTGAGATTATTTTTTATGAGGAACCTGAAAAAGCACAACAAAAAAGTCTCATTGTATAATGATGTATATTCATGTATTAATTCTATATTAATTGTTTGGACTGGGAATAATCTAATGGTGTCCTCCTGTTTGACTTCACAATTTTATGATGTCTATTGTTCCTGAACACACATTAACTGTCTATTTAATGTATGTACAGTACACGTGTATTGACAGTCCACATTTTCTCTGGCTGGACTTTGGACAGAAGTATTTGTCTTCGACGTACCGGACAGAGAATGCCACAGAGCATATATTTCATTGAAGAACGTGTTGATTTATGCTCCGAGCGAGggtacgtgtgtgtttgttgaaaTGGGAATATTTGTTCtgatgaaaaatgcagaaagtcAGCTGAATAAATAATGGGAGGAATTTCTGATGCCTCTCATCATGGCCAAATTAGCATTTGTTGTGTATTCTGTGCCTAAATTGTATTTCAACATCATTAAAATTGATTTAGGGCCTTCCTTTGGGTGTTTATTCGGTTAAGTGGAGGAGGGAGATGAGGGAAAGTTATAACAATCATCGCACTTCTCTGGAGACAGGCCTGGTCGTTCTAACTCCCATTATCCATTTTCACAGCACCCCAACATCCTGGAGATCAAGGGGGCAGCCGGGGGCTTGGATTGACTCACACACTGGCACACTTGACAGCTAGCCTCACTTCTCCCTCGGCCCTTCTCTCTTTTGCTTGCCTTTCCATCTCTTCCCCGCTCGTAATCTCCGGGGCCCTTGCCCCCATAAGACTGTCGTAAACTGTACCAAAAGCCAGGCAGTCGTCTTCTTCCTCGCAGGCGAATTACTCTCTAATCCCTGTAATGAGTCCAAAGATGCTTATTTATGCTGGAGTTAACCTCCACCAGTGAGCCCAGCCCGGGGCGAAACGCACCCCGGCTGAGTGAAGCCTTTCCTGGCTGACGAGAGGAGAAGGAGGGTTTTGgttgggggaggaggaggggggggctgCTCCCTCCCATCTCTCCTTCCTCCCATTTTACACTCTGATCGCTGGGGTTTAATTGCCGATTGCTAAAAGCATCAATCATGGCTGCAACGATCAGAAACCTACGATGACAGGATCTAATGAGAATTATGTTCAAATCGTTCCGCAAAATGCTACTTTCATAAATATAATTACAGcagtacaaaatactttttatattgtaatgttaaaaacaaaaaaaatcaagtcctCAATTTGACTTTCTCAAATGAAACCCAAAACAAAAGCtgtttagccttttttttttttttttattaatctcTTTTTTTATGCTACAACAGCAGGGTACCACTGATGACAACGAGGAAAAATGTGACAACGACCCTCCAACTGACCGTGAAACTTGACGGCACACGGAAAAGCAATCAACAGTTACGCATTTTCAAACTCCTCTGTACACTCTTATGTATGCAGCATAGTTTGAATCACACATAAAGATGACTCACCCCTGCTACTTTCCCATCTGTCACTCATCAccataaacactttttttaaacttctttTCCTGTCTTGCACAAATATTAAAAATCAGCAAGACTCACCAGGCCAGGTTAGCGGAGAAGGTAGCTTTATCCAACATGGTGTTGTTCTTCATGaccaggaactgtcagatgctcagggGATTGTGAACAACCATGTTATGTTCCTCTTCTTATGCTCTGTATGAAACAAAACCCAAAGGATCTCTTCATACATGTATTGCTTGAACGTCTGGCTGACATTAACAGCGGCAAACTGTAGTACTAGTTTGAAATCTATCATTTGTGACACCGGTCCTGGATCCGTTCTGACATACCCGCTATGTAAAACTATCATTCTGTGGACACTTGGAAAATCCCCCGCCCCCCACTTGGGACATTTTGACTAATGAAGCCTGTCGTAATGCGCATAAAGGCAAAGCCAGGAGCAGCTGGTTGTCAATATTTTATGCACTACATTACATTCGTGTACTTCAAGTCCCAGAAAGAGAGATGAGGGATGCATATATGATCGCCGTTAATGCCACCGGGACATGTACATTGTCTTAACATTCCATGAGCCTTACAtcataaacctttttttttttttcctcaggtaTTATTCTACAACTCTTAATAGAGGTCCCTCCAGTCCCCAGGAAAGATAAAGTCAAAGGAGTATATAAAAGTCAATTAATTGAGTGAGAGCATGGATCGAATTAGCcacgtgttggaaaaaaaaaaaaggctctggACTTAGCTAGGTATAGCGAAGGCCGCCGCGTTAAGCCTATCTGTCTTTGGATCTTTTCCAATTCACAGGCTCCGTGTGGAGAAGCAAAGGAGGAAGAAGCCCCCCCATTCCCGGCGGCTATGCAAAGCAATCTGCACATTCACACGTAGCCATTTAGGGAGCAAATTGGCCATGTGCCCCCACTGACGAAGGTTTTAAGAGAAAGGGAATTATAGGGCATTGAATCCCTAACTAGATCTCCTTCTTTGATGAGCCTCTTTATCCGCCTGTACCTCATCTCCATTTCTTTCACGTGACTCACTGATTTTCCTGATTAAATACTTTTAAAGACAGAGAAGAATGTCTCCCTTTCTTGAGTAACATGTACTGTTTTTTTGTGGATTTAAAATCATTGAAAATGTGTAAGCAAAGTAATTATTACAAtactaataaaatatttaagatATTATTTGGAAGCAATTCTGAGAGTTTTGGACAGTTTCCCGTATGTTGCGGCTTGTCTAAAATGTCAATAGCGGTGCTCATGTTTCATCTGCTCAATAAAAGACAAgctgaaaataaaacaggaaaaaCATTCCTCCGAGGTAGTTAAATCCTAGGCGTGCTGGAGAGTTCAGAGCTGGGAGAGTTCTCGGCACACCTGCCGGGCTTTGGATACCACCGGGCCCAATTATTGtagtcttcctcctcctcttaagCACCTCTTCAGTCTAACAGGTCAGGGGGACAATCAATCACACCCAAAATAAGGAAGTCATTTCCTCAGCTTCCATGCTGTGCTTGCATCTCTGACCTTGAGGAAAGAGCCTCTTATTTGGCCTTATGGAATTTAGCCTACGCTAGAATTAGCTTCATTTTGGTTTTGTTATTTAATCTGCTGGTGTATGAGACAACATGTATGAGGAAAGCAAATGGAATAACTTGATAGAATTGTCTGATGTTTTCTTTGGGGACTTACCGGGTGCAGTAGATATGTCAGATATTGTGGCTTCTAAAAGTCTGACAAGCTCAGATGAAAAGTAAGGTTTGATCATGTGTTAACACCACAGTTTGGATCTGGCAGCTTGAGGCGTTTAAACACGAGTAAAAATATACACTGTTTGAGTTCAAGTAAGGACATGTTGAcatttcctgattttttttgttttttaatttaattgtactgtatttttaattaaaaagtaaataaagtaaaatgctccccttgtaatttaaaaaaaatcagaagaAATACTCTTtgcatttacttttttttatcctgCTATCCGCTCATTCTGTCATTCAATTGCATTGTTCATCTAGTTGTAGGTTACTAAATAAACAAAACCTTTGGAATAACGGTTAAACGATGGATATACTCACAGGAGTTGTGTCCTGCACGCTGGCTTAGAATCTGTCTTCTAGGCCAAGTCAGATCTTTGCCTGCAGGTGTCTTGCAGCAATCCAACGAGCAATAATCTGCACACGTGCTTCCAGATGTCCCAGTGAATTTCCTGTGACTTAAGGCACCAGCTGAGCTCTTTGAAACTCCTGATAACTTCTATTTGTTCAGGAATGTGCTGCACGGCTCCAAATTCCTTTTTGCCCTCAAAGACGAATAAATGATGGCATCTGGCTAGATCGAGCACCTGCTTACCTGATCTATCCTTCATGTAGTCACATGCACTTTTTAATTGGAGGTAGAACGACTGTGTTTTcatttggggaaaaataaaGTTAGTAATCACTATTTACTCATATGTCAAATGAATCGTCCATattgaaataaattgaaatgGCATTGATCCATTCCAGCCcttcccaaaacattttttttgtggataaaataaaaatagcactAAATGAACCTGGTGTAAGATTGGTTGGAATTCATCTTGCAACTGcattctggggaaaaaaaaaaaaaggaaataatatACCGAACATAGCAAATAATAGTTATTGTTAGAGACAAGCAAGCAAAACTTTTGATGTCATCACCGTAAACTAACACCGCAAACTCATTGTCTGAAATGTAGTTTCCCCTTGCCAAGCTGCAGGAGGTTTCCACATCCACAAGGAGCCACACAGCATCTGCGCACGTCCACAGTGCTCTGCCtcaaagtctaaaaaaaaaaagaaaaaaggcgtaTCTGCAATTCAGAACACATTTTTCTATCAGACAGGAGATATATTGCTGACTAAGTATTGTCAGATGTTGGCAAATTCCACATATTTTTCATATCCGGCTCTTGGAAACGTGGGGGCCGCCGCTTCAAGACTCAAAGCACATCATCAACAAAGATGCTGCTTGACCTCGGGTGCAGAAATGCGCCAAATAACCATTCTGTTTTCTCCCCAAATAGTTCTACCAATATAAATGCAATATCACAGGCTATAAATCATTTAGGATTTCATTTGAGAAAACACATTTATGTGTGGGGGGGTGCTCATCAATAAAGCTGGCCCATACaaacttttatttatatattcataCATTCAATAGATTcagtttattcattcattcacaaggcccatgtgtgtgtgtgtgtgtgtgtgcgtgttgaccTGCGGTGTAACCGTACTATGCTGCGGGCTAGTGCACTTCCCCAGGGGGCTCTCATCTTTTACTGAGCCCTGACAGAAGATGGAGGCTGGGAGAGGGGGTCCGCTGCATTAAAAAGCCTTTACCTACCTCTGATTTATCACCTcatgcctcacacacacacatgcgccaTCTCACCGTTCCTCGCCTCAGCTCGGctttcaaacacacacagaacGCACGTTCGCAAACCATTTAAGATGGCCGCCTCGGAGACAAGGGTAGGGGGAGCTAACCCGTGGCTGCACTGTACCGCAGTGGTGATTTTGCATTTGAATAGCAGCCGCCCCTAACCTGACCTATACGCCCACACTTAACTTGATGATTTGGGTGAATAGCGGGTTGCATGATCAGCAGCTACGGCACATCAACACAGAAATGGAGCAATTCAAATCAACAAATGGCGAAGCACAGTAACTGAAATGTTCTCGAGATGAAGCTACAAGCACTAGAAAAGGTGCACTCGTGTCCATAATGACAACGCAGCTCTTTGTCCTTGAGAAGGTTCAAGACTTGTTAATAATATTCATTCGTCTATACGGCTCGAATATATTTGCTGCTTCGGTTATTGCCTCGGCGTTGAGAAAAGGAATAAATGAAGGagaaaaagcaaagaaacaCCAATTGGATTTAAACTCAATGTTATTCGATGAAAGCTAGTCATTTCGAGTATCTTTTAATTATCAGTTCTGAAGCGTAGGAGAAGATTGACTGACATTtattaaaatgtgtttattcCTCGCATGTCATTGATAAAGACATTTATGTGACATTTGTAGGAGATCAATAATTTGGTGCATTTACTTCATGCATCCATGTAGAGGGCTGACACCCGCAAAACCACATAAACATTTATGGGCATGCTGCAAAGCTCCAAGGTGGACCGCCAGACGCTCAGAACATTATTGTAAAATGAATCTAAGTCTTGTATAGTGAATGCTAGTAAAGTcaactgcccaaaaaaaaaaaaaacattctcaaaCTCACCTAGTTTTTATTCTGTTCTCTTtaatttgtgcaaaaaaatctaaaatctTACTTAATATTGATGCTGACCAGTTATTTATAAAAgcaataccatttttttcccgcCCCCTGTAATCTTGTGTGTAGCCTACagacaaaatggagaatgaGAACGAGCGCTGGCGTGGCTTTTGCCTCAAAACCGTATTTCATTGTTGGGACCGCTACAATCTAGATTACATCTCTGCGTCTTAAAAGTGTACTTTCCTATAAACAGCAATCTGCGGCTCATAAAAATTCGCTCTGCTTCAGCATAAACACTCCCCTTGTCCTCTCACCCctttgcatgtgtgcgtgtgtttgtatgtgcacgcctacatacatacatttggcATAAACAATCTTCTTCTCCCGTCAGTAGCGCAGAGTGATCCATCAGCTTCCCCACGGAAAACCAATTTCACTGCAGATGTTCACTTTTTcacccgcacgcacgcacatgcacggaGAGAAGGAAATGAAAGTGAAAGCAGACGGAGACATGATGGTGAATTGAAAAAGAAAGGCAGAATACGGATGAGTCGCCTTGCTGTGTTTAATAGGATGCGCCGTTATTCGCTGTCTCATCAGTTCAACGCCGAAAATGTTCATCTGTGGTCGTGGATGGGTTTTACGTGACCGCTCACATTGAGGCAAGCGTTTCAGATGCTAcactggaaaaagaaaagagaggaaaaagatTTCTTATTGAGTTTTGCGCCAGGCCCTGCAATGTCAACATTATTACAAGCGTGATTAAACGCGCAACATATTTGTCTCCTCGTTTAAATGTGTTTCGCTGTCTTGTTTTGGGTGTTGAGTGGCGTCCTTGCATGTGTTTTGGCAGTGCATACATGCAAGCCGACCCAAAGTCAGACAGAAAGATTCTATGCATACAAAGAGTGGCTGGCTCGCAGGTTAATGGGCTTAACATCAAAACAAGACAAGAATGgcagtgtcatttttttttttttgtcaaggagCTGCATTGCCGTGAATGACTGGCGGGCCTCTCAAGTGCCATCTCAGTCTGTTAGAATTTGGAGATGACTttgaagagcttttttttttcttatatatttctttttttgtaggacAAATGCAAATTAAAAAGCATTAGGCTCCATTCATTTGCGGTCATGGGCATATAGGCCACTTTTGGTCTGAGGGCCACTTAAGGCTGCCTTATTTCTTCAAATGACCTTGAAATCAAAGAAAGAGCGagttttaatgatttagaggGCTCTTAAAGGCTCGGCGAGAACGGCGAGACGCGGCCTCATTAAAATTTtcatttaagcattaaaaaagCTTTTTGGTACAAACGTTCCTGCCAAGATGCCGAGTTGATACGCAGACGAAACCGTAAGAATGGCCAATGCATCTATTCGGCTCTTCATCAAAGATTCTATGAATAACAAGACATGCGTTTGGCTacttgtgttttggggtgtgtatgtgtgtgagtgatAAACGACCAGTTGTGGAGAAGCGTGATTGGGTGCAGGCTCTGGGAATGACCTGGGGAATGCATAGTGTCTCTTTATATTTCGCTTCTATTTCTTCACCGGCTGCTCTTTTCTTGTGCCTGGCATCATTTCAGTTTGGGTGTGTGCCTTTGGCGATGTGCAAAGACTAACTTAACATGTGCCATCGCCATTTAACATTCCTGGACATTCCCGTTTCCCAATTGCTCCGAGGGTTCAGAACCACCTGAGTGACATCACACCGGACGGTCGTAAAAATATACATAGCGAGACAAAGGTGAGACAAAGTGTTAGCTCCCTCGCAACAGATACGTCAGATAGTTTTCAGATTTGCTCGCATCTCCACAACTTCATGTCGTCTTGTGTGTTTAGCTATTTACAGCCCTGAcaatcaaaaacaacaacaacaaactacACAGCACCCTTTGTGTCTCA
Coding sequences:
- the pex2 gene encoding peroxisome biogenesis factor 2, which codes for MAKENQGTQVDGSITESTSDPLIPVLRISQLDALELDSSLEQLLWAQFSTCFQNFRPGLLTPLEPELKALLQLLLWRFTLYPDSTTVGQSLLSLRYHNTSTSSNLYKALSHRQKLALLLLSVVPRWLQERSHNLRLYLGLTSGPSFSEGFQKALRNSLTIISGVARLASLINFLVFLRKGHHPVLAERMIGAKVVFSKPNVTRDITYQYMNRELLWHGFAEFLIFLLPLINTSKLKASIYSMVLGGDRSSGDGAGGKEMAWQECALCGEWPTMPHTLGCPHVFCYYCIKSHSIANNCVVCPKCGTEAIQLEPAKVEMFVQH